The Chryseobacterium aureum genome contains a region encoding:
- a CDS encoding efflux RND transporter periplasmic adaptor subunit, which translates to MVKKSLMYISLCLIFLLAGCESEKKEKAEAASFNVTSPLVKDTLVNKDYVAQIRSINHIELRAQEKGYIQSIYVDEGQLVKKGQLMFKIMPNLYESDVNRAKAETKYAEIEYQNTKNLSDKNIVAPQEMAMAKARYEKAQAELSSMNTHLRFTEIRAPFTGIVGKLHVRKGSLVDEGELVTELSDNSKMWVYFNVPEAEYLNQMDAQKDNSPMHVRLRMANGKEFTQDGVVETIESDFDNETGNIAYRATFPNPKGLLRYGETGNIVITSPYANAMMIPQKATFEELEKKYVYVIGKDGKVHAREIKVAAELPHIHVVASGLAKDDRILLEGLRMVQENQKISSKYQKPEKVMSNLDLYAE; encoded by the coding sequence ATGGTCAAGAAAAGTCTCATGTATATCAGCCTGTGCCTTATTTTTCTGTTGGCAGGCTGCGAATCTGAGAAAAAAGAAAAAGCAGAAGCAGCATCATTCAACGTTACCAGTCCGCTTGTAAAAGATACTCTGGTAAACAAAGATTATGTTGCACAAATCCGTTCTATCAATCATATCGAACTCCGTGCCCAGGAAAAGGGATACATCCAGTCTATTTATGTAGATGAAGGACAGTTGGTAAAAAAAGGACAGCTGATGTTTAAAATCATGCCCAATCTTTATGAATCTGATGTAAACCGCGCCAAAGCGGAAACGAAGTACGCAGAAATAGAATATCAGAATACTAAAAATCTTTCTGACAAGAACATTGTGGCTCCTCAGGAAATGGCTATGGCTAAAGCAAGATATGAAAAAGCACAGGCAGAGCTTTCTTCAATGAATACCCATTTGAGATTCACAGAAATCCGCGCTCCTTTTACCGGCATTGTGGGAAAATTACATGTACGGAAAGGAAGCCTTGTAGATGAAGGCGAGCTTGTCACAGAACTTTCAGACAACAGCAAAATGTGGGTATACTTTAATGTGCCGGAAGCCGAATATCTGAACCAGATGGATGCCCAGAAAGATAACAGCCCAATGCACGTACGTCTGAGAATGGCCAATGGTAAAGAATTTACACAGGATGGTGTAGTGGAAACCATAGAATCTGATTTTGACAATGAAACAGGAAATATTGCTTACAGAGCTACATTCCCGAATCCAAAAGGCCTGTTGAGATACGGAGAAACAGGAAATATTGTCATTACCTCACCTTATGCCAATGCCATGATGATTCCACAGAAAGCTACTTTTGAGGAGCTTGAAAAGAAATATGTATATGTAATTGGGAAAGATGGTAAAGTACATGCAAGAGAAATAAAAGTTGCCGCAGAACTGCCGCATATTCATGTAGTTGCTTCGGGGCTTGCAAAGGATGACAGAATCCTTCTGGAGGGTCTTAGAATGGTGCAGGAAAACCAGAAGATCAGCTCAAAATACCAAAAACCTGAAAAAGTAATGTCGAATCTGGATCTGTACGCCGAATAA
- a CDS encoding amidohydrolase family protein: protein MMKKYLIYISLLAAPLYWGQSKVNQMSSYQQNLAMSEKENEAMAFDADIQLSDAEIALDQKLFQLRQQLISDTEAKKISLYNSSFNELKPFIESSRLFEILQTMPKGGLLHTHSGGITDVKWIISAARKYQECYVYDQKDTDQFIFGQLAFFEKGKVPAGFISLEKKLTSTPGFEKELQDLLTLKRDSLCSYTEYWIEFEKRFKRISLLLPYRPFFKQYYQKGFQDLIKDNVQHVEIRYIFDELYDFQHGKYPLKTTITDLQDILKEIHTSDPQFTLKLIYSSFKFLDNESIEKQLETAFEMKKEFPDMISGFDLVADEAAGHNIHFFEKSWAKMNSLSQKYGVELPLFLHAGESNSILNKNVVDVALLNNKRIGHGLNLIYFPKTMEQIRKQDKLVEVSPISNQILGYVSDLRNHPARVLLSNGIQCSISSDDPSVYGYTGLSYDFWVTQVYWELDVKALKKLVFNSITYSSMTDNEKKKAITYLNQQWNDFVQKTYQKLN, encoded by the coding sequence ATGATGAAAAAATACCTTATTTATATATCACTTTTAGCAGCACCCTTATATTGGGGACAAAGCAAAGTGAATCAAATGTCTTCTTATCAGCAGAATCTGGCAATGTCGGAAAAAGAAAACGAGGCCATGGCATTTGATGCTGATATCCAGTTATCTGATGCAGAAATAGCTTTGGATCAAAAACTATTTCAGCTTCGTCAACAGCTGATCAGTGATACGGAAGCAAAAAAAATATCGTTGTACAACAGTTCTTTTAATGAATTAAAACCATTCATAGAAAGCAGCAGGCTGTTTGAAATTCTTCAAACCATGCCGAAAGGAGGTTTGCTGCATACCCACAGTGGAGGAATTACCGATGTGAAATGGATCATTTCGGCTGCCAGAAAATATCAGGAATGCTATGTCTACGATCAGAAAGATACTGATCAGTTCATTTTCGGACAGCTGGCTTTTTTTGAAAAAGGAAAAGTTCCGGCAGGATTTATAAGTCTTGAGAAAAAACTGACCTCAACGCCCGGTTTTGAAAAGGAATTGCAGGATCTTCTTACATTGAAGCGTGACAGTCTTTGCTCTTATACAGAGTATTGGATTGAATTTGAAAAACGTTTTAAAAGGATCAGCCTGCTGCTTCCGTACCGTCCTTTCTTTAAACAATATTACCAGAAAGGATTCCAGGATTTAATAAAAGACAATGTACAGCATGTGGAAATCAGGTATATTTTTGATGAACTTTACGATTTTCAGCATGGGAAATATCCCTTGAAAACGACCATTACAGATCTGCAGGATATTCTTAAAGAAATACATACATCTGATCCGCAATTTACGCTGAAACTGATCTATTCGAGCTTTAAATTCCTGGATAATGAAAGTATTGAAAAGCAGCTGGAAACCGCATTTGAAATGAAGAAAGAATTTCCGGATATGATCTCAGGCTTTGATCTTGTGGCGGATGAAGCTGCAGGACATAATATCCATTTTTTTGAAAAAAGCTGGGCAAAAATGAACAGTCTCAGTCAAAAGTATGGCGTAGAACTGCCCCTTTTCCTTCATGCCGGGGAAAGCAATTCTATCCTTAATAAAAATGTTGTGGATGTAGCCTTGCTCAACAACAAAAGAATCGGTCACGGACTCAATCTTATTTATTTCCCGAAAACAATGGAACAGATCAGAAAACAGGATAAACTGGTAGAAGTAAGCCCTATCAGTAATCAGATCCTGGGATATGTGAGTGATCTTAGAAACCACCCTGCAAGAGTTTTACTGAGCAATGGAATACAATGTTCCATCAGCAGCGATGATCCGTCTGTATATGGATACACGGGTCTCAGCTATGATTTCTGGGTAACACAGGTGTATTGGGAACTGGATGTAAAAGCATTGAAAAAACTGGTCTTCAATTCCATTACCTATTCTTCTATGACTGATAACGAAAAAAAGAAAGCCATAACTTATCTGAACCAGCAGTGGAATGATTTTGTTCAGAAAACATATCAGAAATTGAACTAA
- a CDS encoding winged helix-turn-helix domain-containing protein, producing MEKKLTPEHLKLATLESQGLTQNIPFGTGKTAVLNALEHLGYIQIDTLSMVERAHHHTLWTRIPDFKADYLEDLIEERKVFEYWFHAASYLPMKDFRYVLPQMLSIKRGESPYYNADPKVMSYVTDMIRNEGPKRARDFENENQKGGSWWNWKPAKLALERLFMQGDLMISGRSGMQKTYDLAERVLPSSIDTTEPAPLELAEYLVKTNLRAYGFTTVKQITHLRKGNELKKNVSQVLKNMLEEGSIAHVKTEGLSSVFVRNDLPEKIYDFQDPHIRLLSPFDNAIIHRDRIRQIFDFDFRLECYTPKEKRQYGYFCLPILFGDQFIGRVDCKAHRKEKKFELIHLHIENSAIDLELWLTPFVETVKRFAVFNGCEFLVLNKVSPSKLSTVIKKELSRVRFKK from the coding sequence ATGGAAAAGAAGCTGACACCGGAGCACTTAAAACTGGCGACATTAGAAAGCCAGGGATTAACACAGAACATCCCTTTCGGAACAGGAAAAACCGCAGTTCTGAATGCTTTGGAGCATCTCGGCTATATACAGATTGATACCTTATCTATGGTAGAACGGGCTCATCATCATACACTTTGGACAAGAATTCCTGATTTCAAGGCTGATTATCTTGAAGACCTGATAGAAGAACGTAAGGTATTTGAATATTGGTTTCATGCCGCTTCTTATCTTCCTATGAAGGATTTCCGGTATGTTTTACCACAAATGCTCTCTATTAAAAGAGGTGAATCGCCTTACTATAATGCCGATCCTAAAGTAATGAGCTATGTAACAGATATGATCCGTAATGAAGGACCTAAAAGAGCAAGAGATTTTGAAAATGAAAACCAGAAAGGAGGAAGCTGGTGGAACTGGAAGCCAGCCAAACTCGCTCTCGAAAGGCTTTTCATGCAGGGAGACCTGATGATCAGCGGACGCTCAGGAATGCAGAAAACTTATGATCTTGCCGAAAGAGTTTTGCCCTCCTCTATTGATACCACAGAACCTGCTCCATTGGAACTGGCAGAATATCTGGTAAAAACCAATCTGCGGGCGTATGGATTTACTACTGTAAAACAAATTACCCACCTCCGAAAAGGAAATGAGCTAAAGAAAAATGTCAGTCAGGTTTTAAAGAACATGCTGGAAGAAGGATCAATAGCTCACGTTAAGACAGAAGGATTATCTTCCGTTTTTGTCCGGAATGATCTGCCTGAAAAGATATATGATTTTCAAGATCCGCATATCCGGCTGCTCTCTCCGTTTGATAATGCTATTATTCACCGGGATAGAATCAGGCAGATTTTTGATTTTGATTTCCGCCTGGAATGCTATACTCCGAAAGAAAAAAGACAATACGGCTATTTCTGCCTTCCTATCCTGTTTGGAGATCAGTTCATCGGTAGGGTTGACTGTAAAGCCCACAGAAAAGAAAAGAAATTTGAGCTTATTCATCTGCATATTGAAAACTCTGCTATCGACTTAGAATTATGGCTTACACCTTTTGTGGAAACGGTGAAACGTTTTGCTGTTTTCAATGGCTGTGAGTTTTTGGTGCTGAATAAAGTAAGTCCTTCAAAGCTGAGCACTGTTATCAAAAAGGAATTGTCCAGGGTAAGATTTAAAAAGTAG
- a CDS encoding efflux RND transporter permease subunit — MFKKVIHRPVFAIVISVVILFMGGIAMKQLPTEQFPKIAPTTVAVSIAYPGASADVLVKSSLITIENAINGVQGMRYITTDATSAGEATVNVVFDPGTDPNEAVVLVKTRVDQIMPLLPELVQKEGVVVNPIQPSMLMYVNLYSTNKSMDEKFLYNYSMVNIIPEINRIHGIAKSQILGSRRYAMRIWLNPDRMRAYDISVDEVMKAIGEQSIIGRPGRIGQSSGIAAQSLEYVLTYKGQYNKPEEYENIIVRSNAEGENVKLKDIAKVELGSEFFDIYSNLDGHPSASIVLKQNYGSNANDVIRDVKAKLAEMKGNFPPGVDYKISYDVSQFLDASIEQVIHTLRDAFILVAIVVFIFLGDWRSTLIPIIAVPVSLIGTFFVIQFFGLTINLVTLFALVLAIGIVVDNAIVVIEAVHAKMEDSNISPYKAVKEVMGEIAGAIIAITAVMVAVFIPISFMTGPVGTFYRQFSITMASSIVISAVVALTLTPVLAAMLLKNHHGKPKKTNIFTKALDSFNSGFDKVTGKYASFLRKIVSRKVVTWGILIAFCAGIFVINKVLPGGFIPNEDQGTIYAIIQTPPGSTLEQTNKVSRTLQKICMGVDGVESVSSLAGYEIMTEGRGSNAGTCLINLKSWNDRDHSVKEIMKELEEKSKDLGATIEFFEPPAVPGFGSSGGFSMRLLDLNRTTDYQEFDKANKDFIAQLKKRKELSGVFTFFAANYPQYELVFDNNAAMQKGVSIGKAMDNLNILIGSTYEQGFIRFGQFFKVYVQSSPEFRRLPTDIMNLYVKNDRDEMVPYSAFMTMKKTQGPNEITRYNMYNSAAIRGLPAAGYTTADAIQAINETAAKTLPHGYKVAWEGLSYDEAQRGNEAIYVFLVVLVFVYLVLAAQYESFLIPFAVLCSLPVGVFGSFLLLKAMGLENDIYAQVGLIMIIGLLGKNAVLIVEFAVKRRQAGDSILEAAVEGSKARFRPILMTSFAFIAGLVPLVFARGAGAIGNHTIGASSLGGMLIGTLFGVIVIPGLYYIFAQWSDGKKMIKDEDESPLSEDMIHYE; from the coding sequence ATGTTTAAAAAAGTAATACACAGACCGGTTTTCGCTATTGTGATATCGGTTGTTATCCTGTTTATGGGAGGGATTGCCATGAAGCAGCTTCCCACAGAACAGTTTCCAAAAATTGCTCCTACCACCGTAGCGGTTTCTATTGCGTATCCCGGAGCGAGTGCAGATGTATTGGTAAAATCATCTCTGATAACGATTGAAAATGCCATTAATGGTGTTCAGGGAATGCGTTATATTACTACTGACGCTACAAGTGCCGGAGAAGCCACCGTAAACGTTGTCTTTGATCCCGGAACCGATCCCAACGAAGCGGTAGTTCTCGTAAAAACCAGAGTAGATCAGATAATGCCCCTATTACCGGAGCTTGTTCAGAAAGAAGGAGTTGTGGTAAACCCCATTCAGCCAAGTATGCTGATGTACGTGAACCTTTACAGCACGAATAAAAGTATGGATGAAAAATTCCTGTATAACTATTCGATGGTGAATATCATCCCGGAAATAAACCGGATCCACGGGATAGCAAAATCTCAGATTCTGGGAAGCCGCAGATATGCCATGCGTATCTGGCTGAACCCTGACCGTATGCGTGCTTATGACATTTCCGTAGATGAGGTGATGAAAGCGATTGGCGAGCAAAGCATCATCGGAAGACCGGGAAGAATCGGGCAAAGTTCAGGTATTGCCGCACAATCGCTGGAGTATGTATTGACGTATAAAGGACAATATAACAAACCGGAAGAATATGAAAACATCATTGTACGTTCCAATGCAGAAGGAGAAAATGTCAAGCTTAAAGATATTGCCAAAGTAGAGCTGGGAAGCGAGTTCTTTGATATTTATTCCAATCTTGACGGGCATCCTTCCGCCTCCATCGTTTTAAAGCAAAATTACGGAAGTAATGCCAATGATGTGATCCGGGATGTGAAAGCAAAACTGGCAGAAATGAAAGGAAATTTTCCTCCCGGTGTAGATTACAAGATCAGTTATGACGTATCTCAGTTTCTTGATGCTTCTATTGAACAGGTGATCCATACCTTGAGAGATGCATTTATTCTGGTGGCCATCGTGGTCTTCATATTCCTTGGCGACTGGCGTTCTACCCTGATTCCTATTATTGCCGTACCGGTCTCACTGATCGGAACTTTCTTTGTGATTCAGTTTTTCGGGCTGACCATTAATCTTGTTACCCTTTTCGCGCTGGTATTAGCGATCGGTATCGTGGTTGATAATGCAATTGTAGTGATAGAAGCCGTTCACGCCAAAATGGAAGACAGCAATATTTCACCTTACAAAGCCGTAAAAGAAGTAATGGGAGAAATTGCAGGGGCTATTATTGCCATTACAGCCGTGATGGTAGCTGTGTTCATTCCTATTTCATTTATGACGGGTCCTGTGGGAACTTTCTACCGCCAGTTTTCCATTACGATGGCGAGCTCTATTGTAATTTCAGCGGTAGTGGCCCTCACACTGACTCCGGTTCTGGCAGCAATGCTCTTAAAAAACCATCATGGCAAGCCGAAAAAAACCAATATTTTCACCAAAGCTTTAGATTCTTTTAACAGCGGGTTTGATAAAGTAACCGGAAAATACGCTTCATTCCTTAGAAAAATCGTCAGCAGAAAAGTTGTAACATGGGGAATTTTAATTGCTTTCTGTGCCGGGATTTTTGTGATCAACAAGGTGCTTCCAGGCGGATTTATCCCGAATGAAGACCAGGGAACCATCTATGCCATTATCCAGACTCCTCCGGGATCTACGCTGGAACAGACCAATAAGGTTTCCAGAACATTGCAGAAAATCTGTATGGGCGTAGACGGTGTGGAATCTGTATCATCACTGGCTGGATATGAAATCATGACAGAAGGCCGTGGATCCAATGCGGGAACCTGCCTGATCAACCTTAAAAGCTGGAATGACCGTGACCATTCTGTAAAGGAGATCATGAAAGAACTGGAAGAAAAATCAAAAGACCTCGGCGCAACCATTGAATTTTTCGAACCGCCGGCTGTACCTGGATTCGGATCTTCAGGAGGTTTCTCTATGAGACTTCTTGATCTTAACAGAACCACCGATTATCAGGAATTTGATAAAGCCAATAAAGATTTTATCGCACAGCTTAAAAAACGTAAAGAACTTTCAGGAGTATTCACCTTCTTTGCAGCCAATTATCCTCAGTATGAGCTGGTATTTGACAATAACGCTGCCATGCAGAAAGGTGTTTCTATCGGAAAAGCGATGGACAACCTCAACATTCTGATTGGGAGTACCTATGAGCAGGGCTTTATCCGTTTCGGACAGTTCTTTAAGGTGTATGTACAGTCATCGCCGGAATTCAGAAGACTTCCTACGGATATCATGAACCTGTATGTGAAAAACGACCGTGATGAAATGGTGCCTTATTCAGCCTTTATGACGATGAAGAAGACGCAGGGCCCCAACGAAATTACCCGTTACAACATGTACAATTCTGCGGCAATCCGCGGACTTCCGGCTGCAGGATATACAACGGCTGATGCTATCCAGGCTATCAATGAAACAGCAGCTAAAACACTTCCTCACGGATATAAAGTAGCCTGGGAAGGATTATCTTATGATGAGGCACAGCGTGGGAATGAAGCTATTTATGTTTTCCTTGTTGTCCTGGTGTTTGTTTATCTGGTGCTGGCGGCTCAGTATGAAAGTTTCCTGATTCCGTTTGCGGTATTATGTTCACTGCCGGTGGGAGTATTCGGATCTTTCTTACTGTTAAAAGCAATGGGACTGGAAAACGACATTTATGCACAGGTTGGATTAATCATGATTATTGGCCTATTGGGTAAAAATGCAGTGCTAATTGTAGAATTTGCCGTGAAAAGACGTCAGGCAGGAGATTCTATTCTGGAAGCTGCTGTAGAAGGTTCCAAAGCCCGTTTCAGACCGATCCTGATGACCTCTTTTGCATTTATTGCAGGGCTGGTTCCGCTTGTTTTTGCAAGAGGTGCCGGAGCTATCGGGAACCATACCATCGGGGCTTCCTCATTAGGAGGAATGCTTATAGGAACGCTATTCGGAGTTATTGTAATTCCTGGCCTTTACTACATATTTGCCCAATGGTCTGATGGTAAAAAAATGATCAAAGACGAAGATGAATCTCCATTAAGCGAAGACATGATCCATTATGAATAA
- a CDS encoding MFS transporter, whose translation MNTTKNNKWLELIIVLAAPLLSVIDVFIINIAIPTIKKGIHATDGEMQFVIAGYLLGYAAFLITGGRAGDHFGRKKVFFWGMLAFTVASCLCGLSQSAWQLNVTRFFQGLSASFMVPQTIAFIQVLFTDTKERAKAFGLYGITLGTAAAIGQVLGGYLSDTHWIIEGWRLVFFINLPIGIITLWATRKYVTETPKHESTKFDYTGIVILTFALFSLIYPLIQGRESGWPLWSFGLLALSFILFVIFIYNQKKKLGRNGNPLIDVRLFTIKDFNIGLTAVLFHFMLHTAYLLLSAVYLQNGLGISALDSGLYFIAPGILFVVSSVMASRLIVKYGKRVLQVGVVILFVAFFLQMTLWKPGVGSGLIIGLMAMWGFGNGLVLPSLLNVALKNVPSQYAGGAAGIYSTFQQTASALGVSVIGGVFFYFSKESWQTAYHFGIIGILICVVMVGVMLQLLPESDSVKERRQKVIKV comes from the coding sequence ATGAACACTACAAAGAATAATAAATGGCTGGAACTGATCATTGTTCTGGCTGCCCCTTTACTTTCCGTTATTGACGTATTTATTATCAATATTGCAATACCTACCATTAAAAAAGGAATTCATGCTACAGACGGAGAAATGCAGTTTGTTATCGCCGGATATCTTCTTGGCTATGCAGCTTTTCTGATTACAGGAGGAAGGGCAGGAGATCATTTTGGAAGGAAAAAAGTGTTCTTCTGGGGAATGCTGGCTTTTACAGTTGCATCCTGTTTATGCGGGCTGTCTCAGTCAGCATGGCAATTGAATGTAACTAGATTTTTCCAGGGATTAAGCGCTTCATTTATGGTTCCTCAGACCATAGCATTCATACAGGTCCTCTTTACCGATACAAAAGAAAGGGCAAAGGCATTCGGATTGTACGGAATTACGCTGGGAACTGCTGCTGCAATAGGTCAGGTGCTGGGAGGCTATTTATCAGATACGCATTGGATAATAGAAGGCTGGAGGCTGGTTTTCTTTATTAATCTTCCTATCGGAATCATCACCCTTTGGGCAACCCGTAAATACGTTACTGAGACCCCAAAACACGAAAGCACAAAATTTGATTATACCGGCATCGTTATTCTCACATTTGCACTGTTTTCTCTTATCTATCCTCTGATTCAGGGAAGGGAATCCGGATGGCCGTTATGGAGTTTCGGGCTGTTGGCACTTTCTTTTATTCTGTTTGTTATTTTTATTTACAATCAGAAAAAGAAGCTGGGAAGAAATGGTAATCCTCTGATTGATGTCAGATTGTTTACAATAAAAGATTTCAATATCGGTCTTACTGCCGTTTTATTTCATTTTATGCTTCATACGGCTTATTTATTACTGAGTGCGGTCTATCTTCAGAACGGACTTGGAATTTCAGCGCTGGATTCGGGATTATACTTTATTGCCCCTGGGATCTTGTTTGTAGTTTCGTCTGTAATGGCTTCCCGTCTTATTGTAAAATATGGAAAGAGAGTACTACAGGTGGGAGTAGTCATTCTATTTGTGGCGTTTTTTCTTCAGATGACACTTTGGAAACCGGGAGTCGGCAGTGGTTTGATAATAGGATTAATGGCCATGTGGGGGTTCGGAAATGGCTTGGTTCTCCCTTCCTTATTGAATGTTGCCCTTAAAAATGTTCCCTCACAATATGCGGGAGGAGCTGCCGGGATTTATTCTACTTTTCAGCAGACGGCTTCTGCCCTGGGGGTAAGTGTTATTGGCGGAGTATTTTTTTATTTTTCAAAAGAAAGCTGGCAGACAGCCTACCATTTCGGTATTATTGGGATCCTGATCTGTGTGGTAATGGTAGGAGTGATGCTGCAGCTGCTGCCAGAATCAGATTCTGTAAAAGAACGCCGTCAAAAAGTGATCAAAGTATAA
- a CDS encoding TetR/AcrR family transcriptional regulator, with translation MKQRGQVVIDKILDTAEKLFYEQGYSNTGINQIISESDIAKASLYKHFETKTDLLVAYIQRMHQLWFSRLEASVNAVNDPKEKLLAIFDHHTQRQEIRQYGGCPFIKANDEAGTSDPRVLAEIQKVKIHSREFITALVRNSGHKKILTDEELAETIYVMLEGSIVTASVFKKPDEIQSAKKIIQKLI, from the coding sequence ATGAAACAGAGAGGTCAGGTTGTCATTGACAAAATTTTAGATACCGCAGAAAAATTATTCTACGAGCAGGGGTATAGTAACACCGGAATTAATCAGATTATCAGTGAGTCTGATATTGCAAAAGCTTCATTATATAAACATTTTGAAACAAAAACAGATCTGTTGGTTGCCTACATCCAGAGAATGCATCAGCTTTGGTTCAGCAGGCTGGAAGCGAGTGTGAATGCCGTTAACGATCCAAAGGAAAAGCTATTGGCTATTTTTGATCACCATACCCAAAGGCAGGAGATCAGACAATACGGAGGCTGTCCGTTCATTAAAGCCAATGATGAAGCCGGAACGAGTGATCCCAGAGTTTTAGCTGAGATTCAGAAGGTAAAAATTCACAGTAGGGAATTTATAACAGCTCTTGTCAGAAATTCCGGTCACAAAAAGATTCTTACCGATGAAGAACTGGCAGAAACCATTTATGTAATGCTGGAAGGTTCTATTGTAACGGCATCTGTTTTTAAAAAGCCTGACGAAATACAATCTGCCAAAAAAATTATCCAAAAACTGATTTAA